From the genome of Mixophyes fleayi isolate aMixFle1 chromosome 2, aMixFle1.hap1, whole genome shotgun sequence, one region includes:
- the LOC142140693 gene encoding uncharacterized protein LOC142140693 isoform X1 → MQDAGEPGDSTSDVFCTEANPVAVTQCWERVITRQSSVETPRRRRKPTKTRRNPITSSPERLSLNILSCSDFIASPPDNDVNHEGSHETLHLEGKEAAIEDPSVSAPQGHTAVSVKTEINSDEDSVPPNMPRFSTDRVLGSQKRNSAKVKPFLCTVCGKRFSQKSLLIQHHRNHTGERPYSCKECGKGFTSCSLLIRHHKIHTGEKPFACPDCGKCFSESSQLVRHQRTHTGERPYTCKECGKSFSESSKLVIHQRTHTGERPYSCSDCGKSFSVRSHLITHKRTHTGERPYTCNECGKSFSESSKLVMHQRIHTGEKPYTCTACGKSFSQRSVLVTHQRIHTGEKPYTCPECGKCFIDKVGCDRHRVTHSDEKPFQCRLCGKNFSRNSDYNKHQRTHTGEKPYSCIQCKKNFSWSYQLARHQRVHTGEKPYICIECGRSFCWSYQLVTHQRSHTVENSYM, encoded by the exons ATGCAGGACGCGGGGGAGCCTGGGGACAGCACCTCAGATGTCTTCTGCACTG AGGCCAATCCAGTAGCTGTTACTCAATGCTGGGAGAGAGTTATTACCAGGCAAAGCTCAGTGGAGACCCCCAGACGCCGGCGAAAACCCACCAAAACACGCCGCAATCCAATCACGAGTTCTCCAGAACGACTTTCTCTAAACATTTTAAGTTGTAGTGACTTTATTGCTTCTCCTCCAGATAATGATGTCAACCATGAAGGTTCTCATGAAACTTTGCATCTGGAAGGAAAAGAAGCTGCTATCGAGGACCCATCTGTAAGCGCTCCCCAGGGTCACACTGCAGTTTCTGTGAAGACCGAGATAAACAGCGATGAGGATTCTGTGCCACCGAATATGCCAAGATTCTCAACAGACAGAGTGTTGGGTTCTCAGAAGAGAAATAGCGCTAAAGTAAAGCCTTTCCTGTGCACGGTTTGTGGGAAGAGGTTCAGCCAGAAGTCTCTGCTAATTCAGCATCACCGAAACCACACCGGAGAGAGGCCCTATTCATGCAAGGAATGTGGGAAAGGATTTACCTCCTGTTCTCTACTGATACGACACCACAAAATCCACACCGGGGAGAAGCCGTTTGCTTGCCCTGACTGTGGCAAATGTTTCAGTGAAAGTTCCCAACTTGTACGACACCAGAGGACTCACACTGGTGAACGACCCTACACCTGTAAAGAGTGTGGCAAAAGCTTCAGTGAGAGCTCCAAGCTGGTTATACACCAGAGGACACACACAGGGGAACGGCCATATTCATGCAGTGACTGTGGGAAGAGCTTCAGTGTCCGCTCACATCTTATCACACACAAAAGAACTCACACCGGGGAAAGGCCGTACACCTGCAATGAGTGTGGTAAGAGCTTCAGTGAGAGCTCCAAGTTAGTGATGCACCAGAGGATACATACCGGAGAGAAGCCCTACACCTGCACTGCTTGTGGAAAGAGCTTTAGTCAGAGGTCTGTGCTAGTGACGCACCAGCGGATACACACTGGAGAGAAGCCCTACACCTGCCCAGAATGTGGCAAATGTTTTATCGATAAGGTGGGATGTGACCGACATCGCGTCACCCACAGTGATGAGAAGCCTTTCCAGTGCCGTCTTTGTGGCAAGAACTTTAGCCGCAACTCCGATTATAACAAACACCAGAGGACCCATACTGGAGAGAAGCCGTATTCTTGCATACAGTGCAAGAAAAACTTTAGCTGGAGCTATCAGCTTGCCCGACACCAGCGGGTCCACACCGGGGAGAAGCCATACATTTGTATAGAGTGTGGTCGGAGCTTTTGTTGGAGCTATCAACTAGTGACACATCAAAGATCACACACCGTGGAAAACTCCTACATGTAG
- the LOC142140693 gene encoding uncharacterized protein LOC142140693 isoform X2 yields the protein MPRFSTDRVLGSQKRNSAKVKPFLCTVCGKRFSQKSLLIQHHRNHTGERPYSCKECGKGFTSCSLLIRHHKIHTGEKPFACPDCGKCFSESSQLVRHQRTHTGERPYTCKECGKSFSESSKLVIHQRTHTGERPYSCSDCGKSFSVRSHLITHKRTHTGERPYTCNECGKSFSESSKLVMHQRIHTGEKPYTCTACGKSFSQRSVLVTHQRIHTGEKPYTCPECGKCFIDKVGCDRHRVTHSDEKPFQCRLCGKNFSRNSDYNKHQRTHTGEKPYSCIQCKKNFSWSYQLARHQRVHTGEKPYICIECGRSFCWSYQLVTHQRSHTVENSYM from the coding sequence ATGCCAAGATTCTCAACAGACAGAGTGTTGGGTTCTCAGAAGAGAAATAGCGCTAAAGTAAAGCCTTTCCTGTGCACGGTTTGTGGGAAGAGGTTCAGCCAGAAGTCTCTGCTAATTCAGCATCACCGAAACCACACCGGAGAGAGGCCCTATTCATGCAAGGAATGTGGGAAAGGATTTACCTCCTGTTCTCTACTGATACGACACCACAAAATCCACACCGGGGAGAAGCCGTTTGCTTGCCCTGACTGTGGCAAATGTTTCAGTGAAAGTTCCCAACTTGTACGACACCAGAGGACTCACACTGGTGAACGACCCTACACCTGTAAAGAGTGTGGCAAAAGCTTCAGTGAGAGCTCCAAGCTGGTTATACACCAGAGGACACACACAGGGGAACGGCCATATTCATGCAGTGACTGTGGGAAGAGCTTCAGTGTCCGCTCACATCTTATCACACACAAAAGAACTCACACCGGGGAAAGGCCGTACACCTGCAATGAGTGTGGTAAGAGCTTCAGTGAGAGCTCCAAGTTAGTGATGCACCAGAGGATACATACCGGAGAGAAGCCCTACACCTGCACTGCTTGTGGAAAGAGCTTTAGTCAGAGGTCTGTGCTAGTGACGCACCAGCGGATACACACTGGAGAGAAGCCCTACACCTGCCCAGAATGTGGCAAATGTTTTATCGATAAGGTGGGATGTGACCGACATCGCGTCACCCACAGTGATGAGAAGCCTTTCCAGTGCCGTCTTTGTGGCAAGAACTTTAGCCGCAACTCCGATTATAACAAACACCAGAGGACCCATACTGGAGAGAAGCCGTATTCTTGCATACAGTGCAAGAAAAACTTTAGCTGGAGCTATCAGCTTGCCCGACACCAGCGGGTCCACACCGGGGAGAAGCCATACATTTGTATAGAGTGTGGTCGGAGCTTTTGTTGGAGCTATCAACTAGTGACACATCAAAGATCACACACCGTGGAAAACTCCTACATGTAG